GAATTTTTAAGTAACTTGAGCCCTCACAACTTTTTATGAGATATCCTACAttttcctctctcttttttctcATTGACATAAAAGGTTTTTGGCTTGTTAAGGCAGCACTTCAAAACTAGCAGTACTTCTTGATGTTTTTCTTTTGAATGAAGTTTGCCAAGATGGGACATTGCAGCTTCTTGTTGTGTAAATCAACATTTCAGAAGGAACTTTTTCTTCTCATTTACTTTTTAGCATGTAATGCTTTATTTCGTTGTGTCATATTACTTAACTTTTTAGTTAGATGCTTGGATAAACTTATTGTTTGTCAAAGTCAAAATCCAACTGAGAATCTGAGATTTAAAAAATTGTGACCTTGCAGGGAAAACAAATTAGATAACATATAAACTGTTTACTTATTTCTTTAGTATGTCTATCCTGCAGGCAACCCTAATAATGCCAAATACAGATATCCTGCACTCTAACTATCATGGTAATTGTATACAAGTGGCATATAGAACAATTTTATCACAGACATTGAAAGAACTCAGTTATAGTTATCACAAACTTTGTTTTCAGTGACATGACATTTTGAATTGATAGTTAACTTAAGTAACCAAGTGTCAACTTGGCAAAGATTATCATGACACAAAAGGACCCCTACGCTGCAACAGGCCCCAGCTATAATAGTTCCCTGAAAACAGATGACCTTGCAGGTCCTGTATATAGATCAACTGCCTCAGTGGTAATAGAATGGTCTTGCAGTCCTAAATAGCTGGGGAGTTTGGCTTCAACCATCTTTTGAACCAAACAGGTAGAATAGGGATGTTGGACAGGCAAATCATGGTGTCAATCTTTTTCTTGTACACAAACTCTGTCTTGGTTTTGTTGTACGACTGTTCAATTGCCTATTTGTCATTTAATAGGTTGATATAAATGATTCTATAAGCATTTTCTTTTCATTaagcaacaaaaagaaaattaaataaataaataaagcaataattttcaaattttctttcttttttcttgctaTATAATTCATATCATTTTAATAAATAGGTCCTCATGATAAATTCACGATGTATAATCAATATCAATGTTTGTGAAGAAAAATTTAATACGAAGATTCTCGGTTTTGACATTTGAGAACCTGTGCTGCAACTGTATGGGAGCGAGTAGGGAAGAGCTTGGTAATGCAAGCTGTGTTAAAGCCATGCTCCGAGAGACCAATGGCTGCTCTTAGACCTGCACCTCCAGCCCCTACGACGACAGCATCATATGTGTGATTGACAATGGTGTACGAATTCCGCCCATCCTAAATCACAAGCCAAAGGAAAAAACATTGTCATTAGCTATGAAATCAATGTGGCTATCGCAATAGCAGAAATGAGATGCGTTTTAGAAAGAACAAATAGCTAAAAGACAAGGATGAACTCATGTTATAGAAAACATCACAAAGaaataaacctaaaaagaagaaagcagatGAAGCATTAGTTGAAATGCAGCCATGAGGATTAACTCATGTTTAAGTAAACATCATAAAAAAACAAacctaaagaaaagaaagaagaaccaaaagctgAAATGCATTTATATGATAGAAATTAGTCTAACGTACATAACATTTTAATCCACATCAGTCTAAGCCAtatgatgagaaaaaaaaatcagtctAATCAAAACAAAACAGTATCAAACtaccaaatagatgaagaagtacTAAATTAATTAGTAACATAATTATTATTTTGGGAGATTTCTGTTGGCAacctctttttgctatttacaacaTCATTTTAAGAACTTTTAATATTCCTCAGATACCCTTTACAAATGGATATAAATGCCCCCAACTCATCATTTAATTCCAACAAACTCTTTCAACTCTTATCATAAAACATCTATTTTCtttccttattattattattatcgtcaGAGCATTTTCATTGTCAGTgtcataaaatgatgaaaaaaatataatatgataaaCGAAAGGTAGTGGAAATTAAGGGTATGATTGGTAATTTAGGGGGGCTCTatttagtaaaaatatattttattcattTTAGTGGTTGTATGAAATAAGGTGTTGCCAATAGCAAAAGAAGGGAATGCCAACAATCTCCTTCTTTATTGCGGACGCAGCTTTAACAAATCCAAAACCCTTTTGATTACAGGAGCATTGCGGGTCAACATATCACTGGAAGATGGGAAGAAAACAGAAATCACTCGGGGACCAAAAATAGAGCTAGATAGATGATAAAGGAGTACGACGATCGCGATCATACGTGATAAGGAAGGCCAACAGAAATGCCAACAAAGATAGGGAACTTTTGAACGAATtcgaaaagaagcaaaaggcgagTTGGATTTCAGCGCTCCGATCCATAAAAAAGAGGTGTAACGAGAACCCTAACCATAACGGATCAAGACGCATACCGAGCCGGTGGAGAGGTTTCTGGAGGCCGACTGGGAGGAACGGATCGATGCGCCGCCGATCGACGCCTTGTTCGATGGAAAGCGGAGAGCCCGCGACACGCAGCTGcgccacatctctctctctctcagaacgAGGGGGACGAACGCAAATACGGCGATGGAGATCGATCGAGGCGGGCTGGTGCACGCCGGCGGTGGTACGCTACGGCTGCGGTGTAATAGGGGCGTGTAGTTAGTCGTCGCAGAGTAATTATAGTGTGGAAACTCCCACGTATGACCTTGTTTCACCTCTAAATAACGAGACTGCCACTTGCACGGCACGCCTCGTCCGGGCTCCGTCAATCCATCAAATTGGTTCCTAAAATTGAACTTGGATTCGAATCGATTCCTAAACATTTGATTTTTGTGTGATTATTGGTCTGAATTCTATTAAGATATCTGACATGATTTAACGAGCATGTCTGCTGATACTAATAACAAAAAAACTATTTGTTGGTGAACTGATGCGCGAGGAGTCAACACGGTTTGGTCAAAGAGTCAATGTCCAGAGTTCTCGATCGATCAGAAGAAATATTGGAGTCGACTGGATTGAGGGTCGGACTATCGACATGGAAGGTGTCTCTTGGTTGGGATGATCGTGCCTCGGGGGTGGTCGAGCTCCTGCATAAAATGCCATCGTCGGGGGTTTCTGACTTTCGCCCATTATAGATTAAGTTAGTGGtcgttgttttcttttttttttctctgtctCCTGACCTGATGCCGGTCAGAGACTTTTATATTATTGCGCGGGGATCGATCGTACGTGGATTTGACATAGCAATTGATCCTCGCATGACGAGATGGTATCGTTGTTCGATCGTCGCTCGGTATGCACGGAACGACACCATACGATGTCGTCCTGAGCTTTTCGAGACAGAACTTACCGAGGGGGTGCCTCCCTGTATGGGTCTCGGATGCGATGTTGACTTAACAAGGGTGTGATGCGATGCGAACCGGAACGtaactgaaatttaaaatatattttatcactATCATTTAGAATTCACGAGGAAGGACGTCTATCTCAAGTAACACCGTATCATCCCATCGACTCCTACGCCTTAGCATTGACACTTCCACTCTCCTGTGGTCATATATCCATCCCCTGTCACTGCAATATCCCTGAGATCACAAGAGCCAAGCTGGAGCATGAGATATCTCCCAATTGTAATGTAAGGAAGGATTCAGAACGATTATTTATTACTACGTACGTGACGGGGCATTGCTCGGTCCACCGGGACGGACGCTCGCTTTCTTGCGTGCAGCGCAGCACGTGGCCACTGGATTCGTGTTCGCCTCGCCTTTACCCCCGACATCACCAGCCGGTTCCCACTGGAAGTTAGAAAAagggtcgtcttcttcttcttcttccatgctTTCCTTTCTCTTTTACCGATTTGATTGAGAATTATTGGAATCGTGTTCCTTTTTACCTCACGTCTCTGCCATATAAAGCGCAGCTTCTTTAATCGAGCAACATCTTTCACTCTACTTTCTGAGCTGCTTGGAGTCTCTGACGCCATGGCTTTGAGGAATTCTCTGTCCATCGTGATCGCTGCTTGGAGTCTCTTTCTTGCCGTACCGTTCGCCAGTAAGCTTTTTCCTGCTTACTCTGTTTTTGCTCCGAAGATTCCGAGGGAAGATGATGTAGTTAAGTTGAATAAACACTTTTCCATTTTTTTAATGGAAAAAAGCAGAGATCTTTGATCAGGTTATGTGAAATTTGGAGTTTTTTAAGCTTCTGATTGACTCTTTCTCGTCCTCTGATCGAAAGAGTCGCACTTGTTCAATTTAAGTTAAGAAGTCTTGTTCTTACCAagcgaactgtgaaaaggaagacGATTGAGCAAGAAATTATTTGAGGTTTTATTGATCTTACATGTGTAGCAATTGTTGTTTTTATGTCTCCAATTCTGGAGATGCGAGGAAAAAGAGTGTTCTTGATGCAAATTCGAGGAGTTTTTATGGATTAATTGGTTGTTCTGTTTTGATTTGTCGATGGAAGAGTCGCAGTCGTTCATCGGGGTGAACTACGGGCAGGTGGCGGATAACCTGCCGCCGCCTGAGGAGACGGCGCGGCTTCTCAAGTCCACCACTATCTCCAAGGTCCGCCTTTACGGCGCGGATCCGGCAATCCTCCGTGCGCTCGCCGGCACCGACATTTCCGTGGTCATCGGCGCCGCCAACGGCGACATCGCCTCCCTGGCTTCCGATCCCTCCGCCGCCACCAACTGGGTCTCCGCCAACGTCCTCCCTTTCGTCCCCGCCACCTCTATCTCCGTCGTCGCCGTTGGCAACGAGGCCCTCACCTCTGGCGACGCCACTCTCGCCTCCCAGCTCCTCCCGGCCATGCAGAACATGTACAACGCACTCTCCGCCGCCGCGCCCTCCGCCGGCATCAAGGTCTCCACCGTCCACATCATGACGATCCTTGCCCAGTCCGATCCGCCCTCATCCGGAGCCTTCCACGCCGACCTCGTGCCGGCCCTCAAGGGCGTGCTCGCTTTCCTGCAGAAGACGGGGGCGCCCTTCATGATCAACCCCTACCCCTACTTCGCCTACCGGAGCGACCCGCGGCCGGAGACACTCGCCTTCTGCCTCTTCCAGCCCAACGCCGGGCGGCACGACGCCGGCTCGGGAGTTACCTATATGAACATGTTCGACGCGCAGCTGGACGGGGTGGGGtcggcggtggcggcggtgggCTTCAAGGGAGCAGAGATCGTGGTGGCAGAGACGGGGTGGCCGTACCGTGGGGACGAGGGGGAAGTAGGGGCGACGGTGGAGAACGCCCGAGCCTACAACGGCGGTCTGGTGTCGCACCTGCGCTCCCTGGCGGGCACGCCCATGGCGCCCGGGAAGTCGGTGGACACATACATCTTCGCTCTCTACGACGAGGACCTGAAGCCCGGGCCAACCTCGGAGCGCTCCTTCGGCCTCTTCCACCCTGACCTCACCCCCACCTACGACATCGGTCTCGCgaggtcgtcctcctcctccacccccGCCCAGGTCAGGAAAAAGACGTGTAGCTGAACTGAACACGAGTTGTACAGCCGTGTGATGCTGATCGTTTGGTGGATATGGAACGCAGGGGAACGGCACGTCAGTGCCGAGGGCGGCGGCTGCGAAGGGGTGGTGCGTGCCGAGGGAGGGAGCGACGGACGCGGAGCTGCAGGCGAACCTGGACTACGCGTGCGGGCAGCCGGGAGTGGACTGCCGTCCGATCCAGGAGGGCGGAGCGTGCTACCTCCCCAACACCGTCCGATCGCACGCCGCGTACGCCATGAACCAGTTCTACCAGGCATCCGGCCGCAACTCCTGGGACTGCGGCTTCAGCGACTCCGCCGTCCTCACCACCGACAACCCCAGTACGTCCAAATCTGACGGCCATGATTCATGCTACACATTGTCTTCACATTAATTAATGCTATTTTGTTCTGGGATGCAGGTTACGCGACCTGTGTGTATGCTGGAGGCCAGTGAGACGAAGCTGCCAAGACTGGGAACTGTCTTTGATGCAGagaagaataaaaagaagatTAGCTTTTGTTAGCTTAAAGATGGTGGTGTGCTTAGTGGTGGGCGCAGGAGATGCGTGGAATCTAGAAAGTTGGGTTAAGGAGACTTCCTTCGAGTCCGTCTTCCCAATTATCGAAGGTGAGGTGGAAGTttggagtctctctctctctctctctctctctctccgtgtgATGGCTATCTCATGAACCATATGATTGTACTACCTCTTCTTCCACGGACTGCATTAAATTTCCCATGTTCCTGTGATCGAATAATGGAATAGTGAATGTAAGTTGTGCTGTTGTTGACTTTTACCGCATGTAATAGTGCCTCTAACTTGTGCTGATAAAACAACCAGAAATGCGTGTTTATTTTCAGCAACGTTATCAGCTTTCACAGCACAAAACAGAGCAAAGCTTAATTAAGAAGGCTTCATATCATAATGCCCTGATTAAAATGTGAAAACATGTGCCTGAGCTCAACACTTTTACAAGCTCAATGTTTATGAACATCATCAGATGCCTTAGTGGAAGGGAGCAGAGATTTGGAAGCTGATTCGGTGGCTTTTTGTCTTAAGGATATATGCCTAAGAATCTTCAACTTTTGTTGTATTAAAAGCGTTCAGTAGAAAGGATTGGATTCACCATCCACATAATTGGATTTAAGACTAGTGcatgtgattatatatatatatatatatataggtgaatTGGTGAAAAAAATCTGTTAGTTTGATAAATTCTCATATGGTTTTGAAAAATTTTCGCAAAGCTTCACTGGTtgtgtaaaaataataatttactcctaataaatttaaaaatttattttcgaCTCACGTCTGTACCTCTTCATTGTGCCACTCAAAGCTCTCGCACGAGATTATATTATCGCTTATAACTTTGGTTGCCCATCTTAATCTATAATCCTCATACGAGAGTTTATTATTATACCTTTATTGCTAATTACAAAGAGGTTGTATAGTTTTCTTATACCTCTTTCTTGTCGGTATGGCCTTCTCACACTCATTACTTACCATTGGTCGTGGGCAAGATAGGATGAGGAGAGGGCAGCTCATAGTCTCCATTATTGGTTGTGGAGATTACACCCCCATCGTAGGTCTAGCGGGATTTAATGAGAATTATTATACTTTCATCACTAAATGTGTTCAGGGAGTGGTCCACAAGCCGAAAGTCAATGACCAACaaggataaaattattattttgaaagaaaaagaCGTTCacagataatttttttaaatttgagattttatttaaaaaattttaggAATTTTTTAAAGAATTCATCCTCCATATATAAGAAAAAGATGACTCTTTTATAGTTTTTCAAATTCCAGCTGAATTCTCTTGAATTAATTGGATACATTTAAATTTAAGTAAATTTTGAATGCAGCAAATTCATGTATTTCTATCTCCTGTTTATCTTAATAATCTAATGGTGTTGAGATTCGCTCTCATTGGTTGATGATCATCGTGGTGCTTTATGATCCGTGCTTACGCGGATTTGAAGCAACAACCGGTGATCCGACGTCCTCGTACTGGATTAATTGTGCGACGCGGCGCATAGAAAGAGATCGAGCGCGTGGAGATAGAATCGTCCGACGTAAGCACGCACTCGTCTTCTCTTCTCTTCGCCTTCCCCCACACCTCTCCCGTGGTCGTCCTTCTGTCCTCGCATTCATCCTCAAGCCCCCGCGCGTGTTCGATTTCTGCTATTTTCTGCTCCAAGGTACGAATTTGTGGTCTGGAAATGACGGATCCGGGTGCTATTGATATCTGGTGATGTTAATCGTGACAGGAGACCGTTGATTCCTTGTCTTTTTCTTTGGGTTTGTTGGAGCTAGGGTTTGGGTTCGTCGATGTCGGTTGCGGAGCTGAAGGAGCGGCACATAGCCGCGACGGCTACGGTCAATTCTCTGAGGGAGCGgttgaagcagaggaggcagttgCTTCTTGATACTGATGGTCGAATTGGCTTTCCTaattttctaaatttaaattgttttttttttctcctctctagcggtttaTGTTTTGTGCTGATATTGTAGTGGCGGCGTTTGCTAAGAGCCAAGGGAGATCGGCGATCAGTTTTAGCTCCACGGATCTGATTTGCTGCAGGACCTTGCAGGGCCACACTGGCAAGGTATTCTGATCGTTTTTGCTTACTTTTGCTAAAGATGAAATAATTTGATTGATTGGATTTTGTGGTTCGTTTGGAACTTTTTATAGCATCTCATTCATGACGTTCCTTAAGTGTGTGTACCTTTAACAAAAATCAGTCTTTCCTCTGCATGTGCCTTTCACATATTTGGTAGTAAAGAATTACATTGAACTTGGATGGACATTTGTAAGCCATGATTTATGATTCtccttatatatgtatatattcttaTCAGGTTGCTGTCCTAATCTGACGAAGTTGGAGGAGAAATGGGAAAAACCAAATACTTAGTAATGAAACTCCCTTCATTTTTAATGACAATAAATTAAATAGAGATTCTGATTTTGCTACTTTGGTGACTTGGTATAAGAAGTGACACGCTGACTTAGTCAAAAGTAGGCTAAGACTTAGATTGACTTGTAAAAGACACTTCAACTACCGTTAACTTGGGCTTGAGTTATCTGGGTTCTTATTACAAGTATTCCATCTATGTTATTAAGCTTACTTCATTTGTAATAGTAAAATGAAGCCAAACCGTGAAAAATTGTTTTAGTCCATTGAGATTCTGACTTTGGCTTCACTGGTGGCATGCATGTGATATAAATGACATTCGTTTACTCCTCTTCCACTCGCAGAATTTAAAGcttttttgttttgtgtgtgGGATCAAATATCTTTGGATGTCCATGCTAGTTCAGTGAGGACCCTTAATATCAACCCTCACGTTCCCCATAAATGTTTATAGGTGAAATGAACTTATTGACATTTATAAAGTGGAAGAATGTGATATCATTATGATGTTGATAGATACCTCGTCTTAATTCATAGGTCTAGGGAAGCCTTCGAGTATATCCACACTATTAGAGGTCATTCAATTTAGTGTTGATTGGGGACCC
The window above is part of the Musa acuminata AAA Group cultivar baxijiao chromosome BXJ2-6, Cavendish_Baxijiao_AAA, whole genome shotgun sequence genome. Proteins encoded here:
- the LOC135615696 gene encoding glucan endo-1,3-beta-glucosidase 7-like, which produces MALRNSLSIVIAAWSLFLAVPFAKSQSFIGVNYGQVADNLPPPEETARLLKSTTISKVRLYGADPAILRALAGTDISVVIGAANGDIASLASDPSAATNWVSANVLPFVPATSISVVAVGNEALTSGDATLASQLLPAMQNMYNALSAAAPSAGIKVSTVHIMTILAQSDPPSSGAFHADLVPALKGVLAFLQKTGAPFMINPYPYFAYRSDPRPETLAFCLFQPNAGRHDAGSGVTYMNMFDAQLDGVGSAVAAVGFKGAEIVVAETGWPYRGDEGEVGATVENARAYNGGLVSHLRSLAGTPMAPGKSVDTYIFALYDEDLKPGPTSERSFGLFHPDLTPTYDIGLARSSSSSTPAQGNGTSVPRAAAAKGWCVPREGATDAELQANLDYACGQPGVDCRPIQEGGACYLPNTVRSHAAYAMNQFYQASGRNSWDCGFSDSAVLTTDNPSYATCVYAGGQ